A stretch of DNA from Phycisphaerae bacterium:
GTTGAGAAAAGCTGCGTCGTGCCCGACGTGCCGTACAGGAATGAGAAGCCGTAAAGCGTCAGGGCGGCGGCGAGGGCGCCGAGGAAGAAGTACTTGCCGGTCGCTTCCTGCGCGCGAATGTCGCGGCGGGAGAGGCCGACGAGGATGTACGTCGGTACGCTGACGAGTTCCAGCGCGAGGAAGAGAAGGATGAGATCGTTCGCGGCGGTCACCAGCATGACGCCCGCGAGCGAAAAGAGAATGAGCGCATGGAATTCGCCACGTTCGGCGGCTTCGGGGACATGGCGTGCGGCCAACAGGATGACGAGGCCGACGGAGAGCGTCGCCATGCGGGCATACGACGCCAGTGCGTCGATGTTGAGCGAAGCGACCGGACCGGTGTCAGCAGGCCTCCAAGTGGCCCAGAAGGCGACGATAAGCGTGAGGATCGCCAGGTGCGAGGAGCCGTTGGAGGCCGATCGCTGACCGCCGAGTCCGAGGAGCAGCACCAGCGATGCGCCGATGACGAGGATCAGTTCCGGCAGGAGGGCGGCGATCAGGGGGTGGAGGGAGTCGGAGGTCATGGTGCAGCTTCCGCTATAGGGTGGGCTTCGCCCGCCGAGCCGTCTGCGGTTGGATCCAAGTCGGCGTGTAAAGCACGCCCTACGGGACGCCTATGGCCTTCTGCCAACATTTTGCCGGTTGGAATCGACTCAACGTGGGCCAGCACGTTCTTTTGCAACGAAGGCTCCATGATGTCGATCGTCGATTTGGGATAGACGCCGAGCAATAGACAGCCGAGCGCGAGAGGCGCCAGGATCGCGACTTCGCGGCGGTTGAGGTCTTGCGACAGTCCCGTCGATGCATCAAAGCCGTGGCCGGGTTCCTTCACGGGACCGAAGAGGACGCGACCCGCCATGTGCAGCATGTAAATCGCGCCGAGGAGGATGCCCGTAGCGGCAGGTACGGCGAACCAGATACCCAACGGTCCGGCACCACCATTTGCAGATGCTTGTCCCGAGGTGAACGTGCCGAGCAGGACGAGGAACTCGCTGACAAAGCCGTTGAGCCCCGGCAGGCCGATGCTGGACATGGTGAAGACGATCAGGAAGAAGGCCATGATCGGCATCTGCCGGGCAAGCCCGCCAATTTTGGCCATTTCGCGAGTGTGGTAACGCTCATAGATCATGCCGACGATGAGGAAGAGCGCGCCCGTCGAGAGCCCGTGATTGATCATGTACAGCAGCGAACCGGTCAGGCCGGCCATCTTGAGGCTGAACATGCCGAGGAGGCAGAAGCCCAAGTGTGAGACGGAGGAGTAGGCGACGAGCTTCTTCACGTCGGTTTGCACCCAGGCGGCGACGGCGCCGTAGATGATGCCGAGTACGGCGAGCGTGCCGACGACCGGTGCGAGTTCGATCGAGGCGGCCGGAAGCATGGGCAGGCTCAGCCGCAGAAAGCCGTAGGTTCCGAGTTTGAGAAGGATGGCGGCGAGGATGACGGAGCCGGCGGTAGGGGCCTCGGTATGGGCCAAGGGCAGCCAGGTGTGCATCGGGAAGAGCGGGACCTTGATAGCGAACCCGGCGAAGAAGGCGAGGAAGAGCCACCATTGCGTGGAACCCGGGAGATGGCCATCGGCCGCGAGTTGATAGAGTCGATCGAGTTCGAAGGAGAATTCGTGAGTACCCGCCGCGCCGAGCGCCACACTGGAAGCCTTCCATCCCAGGTAGAGAACGGCGGCGAAGGTCAACATGCTGCCGGACAATGTGTAAATGAAGAACATGTCGGCGGCCTTCTGGCGTTGTGGACCGCCCCAGATGCCGATCAGGAAGTACAGCGGGATCAGCGTGAACTCGAAGAATACGTAGAAAAGGAGGAGGTCGCGGGCGCAGAAGACGCCGAGCATCGCCCCGTGGAGCAGGAGCATCAGTGCGTAATACTCGCGATGCCGATCCTTAATTCCGCTGAAGCTGCCCCAGATTGCCAGAGGCGTGAGCAGGGCGGTCAGGAGCATGAGCGGGAGACTGATTCCATCAACACCGACGTAGTATTGCACGCGGACCGGCGTGGATTCATTTCCTCCCATGACCCAATCGGCGCGCTCAACGAACCGGTAGCCACCGGGTTCGGTGGACGACGATGGGAAAAGGTACATCCACTTGGCGCAGGCCGCGAATACGAGCGTCGCCAGGGCGATGCCGAGCGCAAAGCGACGGATCGTCGCGGGGCTCCATGCCGTGCGCGTGAATAGCAACGCCGCCCCGGCGATGGGCAGAAAGATGATGATCGAAAGTATGCGATCCGTTATCACGTCGCCACCAGCATCCACCACAGGATGATCAAGACGCCCGCCGTCATTCCCAGCGCATAACCCTGCAACGCTCCCTGCTGCCAGCGCTTGAGTCCATAGCCGATCGCCCGCGGGACCGCGGAGATGAACCACAGAATTCCGTTGATGAAGAAGCGATCCAGGCCGTAGCAGAACTCGCCGAACCAGCGAAGCGGCCGAACAAGGACCGTGTCGTACAGCTCATCCACGTAATACTTGTTGTAAAGCAGCCGGTAGGCCGGCTCGAAGGCCAGCGCGATGGCCATCGGGATCGTCGGGCGGCGGCGATAAAAGAACCACGCCGTAAAAATGCCCCAGACAGCAATGCCGGCGGAGGCATACATCAGCCAATGGCTCTCGTGACCGGCAGCGGGCGTTTCAGCGTGCGGTTGGGGCAGCACGGATGAGAGAAATTGATGGAAACGGCCGTGCGGTTCAAAGACGCCGAGAAACCCGCCGCCCTGGATCGTTACGCCGGCGTAACCCGCGAAGACCGCGCCGATCGCGAGCAGCAGGAGCGGTGCGGTCATCCACGGGCCGGATTCATGGGCGTGCTCGACGCCGTGCGGAAGGCGCTCTTTGCCGTGAAAGGCGAGGAAGATCATGCGGAAGGTGTAGAACGCCGTGAGCCACGCGGTGACGATGGCGACGCCGCCGAGCCAGGGCATGGTACTGCCCAGCGCCGCGTGGACGATTTCATCCTTGCTCCAGAAGCCGGCGAGAAGCGGGAATCCAGAAAGTGCAAGCCCGCCAATCCAGAATGTGGTAGCGGTGATGGGCAATGCCCGGGCCAGTCCGCCGAAGCGGCGGATGTCGATCGTGCCTGCCATGGCGTGCATGACGCTGCCCGCGCCGAGGAAGAGGAGGGCTTTGAAAAAGGCGTGCGTGTAGAGGTGGAAGATGGCAGAGTCAAACGCGCCGACGCCCAGGCCGAGAAACATGTAGCCCAATTGGCTGAGCGTCGAGTACGCGAGGATCCGCTTCATGTCGAATTGCGTGAGGGCGATCGTCGCGGCGAAGATCGCGGTGACCGCCCCGATCGTGGCGACGATCCACATGGCGTATGCGCTGGCGGCGAAAATCACGTTGCAGCGGGCGACCATGTACACGCCGGCAGTGACCATCGTGGCGGCGTGGATCAGGGCGCTGACGGGCGTGGGGCCTTCCATCGCGTCGGGGAGCCACACATGCAGCGGGAGTTGGGCGCTCTTGCCGACCGCGCCGCAAAAGAGCAGCAGGGCGATCGTCGTAATCCGCGAGGGGTCAAGTTCCGCGCCGCCCGCGGCTTTCATCTGACGGACCATGTTGAACACGGTCTCGTAGTCGAGGGACCTGAAGGTGTAATAGATCAGGAAGATGCCCAAACCGAAGCCGAAATCGCCGATGCGGTTGACTAGAAAGGCCTTCTTGGCCGCGGCGGCGGCGGACGGGCGCTGATAGTAGAAGCCGATGAGCAAATAGCTCGACAGACCGACCAGTTCCCACCCCAGGTATAGAAGGAGGAAATTACCCGCCAACACCAGCATGCACATGGAAAAGACGAAAATCGCCAGGAAGGCGAAAAACCGCTCGTAGCCGCGCTCGGGGTGGCCGTGGTGATCGCGCATGTAACCGACCGAGTACATCACGACGAGGAGCGAGACCGCGAGGACCACGATCAGCATCGTGCAGGTCAGCGGGTCGACGCGGAAAGAGACGTCCAGCCAATTCCCCGCGCCCGCGCTCATCCAGTGATAGAGGCTGAAAGACTTGGTCAAGACGGACGCGCCCGGTGCACAAACGCGTTCGCCCAGCAGCCAGGTGTTCCCGGTCAGCCGCGCGGCGGCCACGAGTGCGGCGGCGACGGGGAGGATGACCAGCCAATGCGAACGACCGCGCAGCCCGCGCAGGCCAACAAGCCCAACGAGGATCGCCCCGGCGAGAGGAAGGAGGGGGATGAGTACAGCCAGCGTCTTAGCGTCCAAAGGAGTCTTCCACTTTAGCCGTTGCGGATCACCCGCGCATGATCCGCCAACTCTCGGCGTCGAGCGTTCCGCGCCGCCGATAGAGCATTACCACGATCGCCAAACCCAGCCCCGCCTCGACGGCGGCGATGACCAGAACGAAGAGACCGAAGGCCTGGCCCTGGAGATTGCCATGCGCCAGGCCCATGCCAACGAGGTTCATCAGGACGCCCTGAAACATCACTTCCGTGCAGAGGAACATGATGATCAAGTTTCGGCGCGTGAGGAAACCGACGAGCCCCAGCCCGAAGAGGGCAGCGCCGAGAACCATGAGTGCGGTCGTTTGAGCCATCCGTGCCAGTTTCCTAATACGGCGTTACGTGCCGGCCGATCTCGCCGGGCGGCAGCATCTCTTCTTCGTGTTCGCCGCGGGGCAGCTTCTTCCGGGCAATGGCGATCGCGCCGATCATGGCGACCATCAGCAGGACGCCGGCCAGTTCGACGCTGACGGCAAAATCCGTGAGCAACACCCGGCCGAGCGCGAGCGTGTTGCCATTGGCGGACTCGCCGACGGAAACGCCCGCGATGGGTTCCCACTTGCGGCTAACGATGACGCCGGCCAGGGTGCCAACGAGGACAAACC
This window harbors:
- a CDS encoding NADH-quinone oxidoreductase subunit M — protein: MITDRILSIIIFLPIAGAALLFTRTAWSPATIRRFALGIALATLVFAACAKWMYLFPSSSTEPGGYRFVERADWVMGGNESTPVRVQYYVGVDGISLPLMLLTALLTPLAIWGSFSGIKDRHREYYALMLLLHGAMLGVFCARDLLLFYVFFEFTLIPLYFLIGIWGGPQRQKAADMFFIYTLSGSMLTFAAVLYLGWKASSVALGAAGTHEFSFELDRLYQLAADGHLPGSTQWWLFLAFFAGFAIKVPLFPMHTWLPLAHTEAPTAGSVILAAILLKLGTYGFLRLSLPMLPAASIELAPVVGTLAVLGIIYGAVAAWVQTDVKKLVAYSSVSHLGFCLLGMFSLKMAGLTGSLLYMINHGLSTGALFLIVGMIYERYHTREMAKIGGLARQMPIMAFFLIVFTMSSIGLPGLNGFVSEFLVLLGTFTSGQASANGGAGPLGIWFAVPAATGILLGAIYMLHMAGRVLFGPVKEPGHGFDASTGLSQDLNRREVAILAPLALGCLLLGVYPKSTIDIMEPSLQKNVLAHVESIPTGKMLAEGHRRPVGRALHADLDPTADGSAGEAHPIAEAAP
- the nuoL gene encoding NADH-quinone oxidoreductase subunit L; the encoded protein is MDAKTLAVLIPLLPLAGAILVGLVGLRGLRGRSHWLVILPVAAALVAAARLTGNTWLLGERVCAPGASVLTKSFSLYHWMSAGAGNWLDVSFRVDPLTCTMLIVVLAVSLLVVMYSVGYMRDHHGHPERGYERFFAFLAIFVFSMCMLVLAGNFLLLYLGWELVGLSSYLLIGFYYQRPSAAAAAKKAFLVNRIGDFGFGLGIFLIYYTFRSLDYETVFNMVRQMKAAGGAELDPSRITTIALLLFCGAVGKSAQLPLHVWLPDAMEGPTPVSALIHAATMVTAGVYMVARCNVIFAASAYAMWIVATIGAVTAIFAATIALTQFDMKRILAYSTLSQLGYMFLGLGVGAFDSAIFHLYTHAFFKALLFLGAGSVMHAMAGTIDIRRFGGLARALPITATTFWIGGLALSGFPLLAGFWSKDEIVHAALGSTMPWLGGVAIVTAWLTAFYTFRMIFLAFHGKERLPHGVEHAHESGPWMTAPLLLLAIGAVFAGYAGVTIQGGGFLGVFEPHGRFHQFLSSVLPQPHAETPAAGHESHWLMYASAGIAVWGIFTAWFFYRRRPTIPMAIALAFEPAYRLLYNKYYVDELYDTVLVRPLRWFGEFCYGLDRFFINGILWFISAVPRAIGYGLKRWQQGALQGYALGMTAGVLIILWWMLVAT
- the nuoK gene encoding NADH-quinone oxidoreductase subunit NuoK, with translation MAQTTALMVLGAALFGLGLVGFLTRRNLIIMFLCTEVMFQGVLMNLVGMGLAHGNLQGQAFGLFVLVIAAVEAGLGLAIVVMLYRRRGTLDAESWRIMRG